A genomic region of Methanofastidiosum sp. contains the following coding sequences:
- a CDS encoding NAD-dependent epimerase/dehydratase family protein, with protein MSKYLVTGGAGFIGSHLVDELIKKGNETIVADNLHTGSLDNIAKYNKDIDFINKNIGDISQQDVKDIDGIFHLGIYSSSPMYKENPSLLGIAINDFINMLKLSQSLNVKIVWASTSSIYNGNPTPWREDMDIFVKDYYTETRYAMERLASLHHDWHETMSIGLRFFSVYGPNERSKGRYANLVSQFLWDMKNGKSPIIYGDGEQRRDFIYVDDVTNGILKTFNSKLKFGIYNIGTGVSYSLNEVVELINDSLNTSIIPSYLDNPIKGYVKDTLADTSKSKKELGFEAKIGLKQGITYLLNK; from the coding sequence ATGTCAAAATACTTAGTTACTGGTGGCGCAGGTTTCATAGGAAGTCATCTAGTTGACGAATTAATAAAAAAAGGAAATGAAACGATAGTTGCAGATAATCTACATACTGGCTCTTTAGATAATATTGCAAAATATAACAAAGATATTGATTTTATCAATAAAAATATAGGAGATATTTCCCAACAAGATGTTAAGGACATAGATGGAATATTTCATTTAGGAATCTATTCTTCCTCTCCGATGTATAAAGAAAATCCTTCTTTACTAGGAATTGCCATAAACGACTTTATTAATATGTTAAAGCTTAGCCAGAGCTTAAATGTTAAAATTGTCTGGGCCTCTACTTCTTCAATCTACAATGGAAATCCTACACCTTGGAGAGAAGATATGGATATATTTGTTAAGGATTACTACACAGAAACTAGATACGCAATGGAAAGATTGGCTAGTTTACATCATGATTGGCATGAAACTATGTCAATTGGGCTTAGATTCTTCTCAGTTTATGGCCCAAATGAAAGATCAAAAGGAAGATATGCAAATTTAGTATCTCAATTCTTATGGGATATGAAAAATGGAAAATCTCCAATCATATATGGAGATGGAGAGCAACGAAGGGATTTCATCTATGTAGATGATGTAACCAATGGTATTTTGAAAACTTTTAATTCTAAACTCAAGTTTGGAATTTACAATATCGGAACTGGAGTTTCCTATAGTTTGAATGAAGTTGTAGAGCTAATAAACGATAGTCTAAATACTTCTATTATTCCAAGCTATTTGGATAATCCAATAAAAGGATATGTCAAAGATACCTTGGCAGATACGTCAAAGAGCAAAAAAGAACTTGGATTTGAGGCCAAAATTGGATTGAAGCAAGGGATTACTTACTTGTTGAACAAATAA
- a CDS encoding glycosyltransferase family 4 protein, translating into MKIAIVIDVIYPYSKGGMEKRLWDITNRLASEGHEIHIYCMKYWDGENVIINQGVYLHGVCKSLELYKNDKRSIKEALYFSIRLFFPLLKGDYEIIDCQNFPYFSCLTAKLVSLLKRKKLIITWHEVWDNYWYEYLGKKGVFGKIIEKFVSKITNYNIAVSELTKLNLEKIGCKGSIQIIPVGIEYDFISRVNPSENKSDIIFVGRLIEHKNLYLLLRSIYLLKKEIPNIKCNIVGDGPEKEKLIILANNLNLNNNVSFLAFIGEHTDLISLMKSSKVFVLPSSREGFGIVVLEANACGLPVVTSNHEMNAAKYLIYDYNGRVSKISENDFSKNILEIIHLKEENKKRCIEFAKKYDWSIITNKIINYYREVNHA; encoded by the coding sequence TTGAAGATTGCTATAGTTATTGATGTAATTTATCCCTATAGTAAAGGAGGAATGGAGAAACGTTTATGGGATATCACAAATAGATTGGCATCAGAAGGACATGAAATACACATCTATTGCATGAAATATTGGGACGGAGAAAATGTAATTATAAATCAAGGAGTATACCTGCATGGTGTTTGTAAGAGTTTAGAATTATATAAAAATGATAAAAGATCTATAAAAGAGGCCTTATATTTCTCAATTAGACTATTCTTCCCATTATTAAAAGGAGATTATGAAATAATCGATTGTCAGAATTTTCCGTATTTTTCATGTCTTACGGCTAAATTAGTATCTCTATTAAAAAGAAAAAAATTGATAATAACTTGGCATGAAGTTTGGGATAATTATTGGTATGAGTATTTAGGTAAAAAGGGAGTTTTTGGAAAGATAATAGAAAAATTTGTCTCAAAAATTACAAATTACAACATTGCTGTTTCTGAGTTAACAAAGTTAAATCTAGAAAAGATTGGATGCAAAGGATCTATACAAATAATACCGGTTGGCATTGAATATGATTTTATATCAAGAGTTAACCCATCAGAAAATAAATCAGATATAATTTTTGTTGGAAGGCTAATCGAACATAAAAATCTATATTTATTATTAAGATCTATCTATCTATTAAAAAAAGAAATTCCCAATATAAAATGTAATATTGTTGGAGATGGTCCTGAAAAAGAAAAACTAATAATATTAGCAAATAACTTAAACTTGAATAATAACGTTTCTTTTTTAGCATTTATAGGTGAGCACACAGATTTAATTTCCCTTATGAAATCTTCAAAAGTTTTCGTTCTGCCGTCCTCAAGAGAAGGATTTGGAATAGTTGTTCTAGAAGCAAATGCTTGTGGATTGCCTGTAGTAACTAGTAATCATGAAATGAATGCCGCAAAATATTTGATATACGATTATAATGGACGAGTTAGTAAAATCTCTGAAAATGATTTTTCTAAAAATATATTAGAAATAATCCATTTAAAAGAAGAAAATAAAAAGAGATGTATCGAATTTGCTAAGAAATACGATTGGAGTATCATAACAAATAAAATCATAAATTATTATAGAGAGGTTAATCATGCCTGA
- a CDS encoding NAD-dependent epimerase/dehydratase family protein, with protein sequence MANYLVTGGAGFIGSHLVDRLINDNNVTVIDNLSSGKKDYINPKASFVNKDLLDLESILSDFEGIDTVFHIAANPDVKLSAVDTKIHFDQNIVATYNVLEAMRKKDVGKIVFTSSSTVYGRAPMPTPEHYGPLIPESIYGASKLACEGLISSYCHTFGFKSWIFRFANIIGERSNHGIIPDFIEKLKKNPTELEILGDGKQLKSYLYIGECIDQILFAYNNSNDKVNIFNIGSLDHISVEKIAELVSNKMRLNPKFKFTGGEIGWKGDIPRMLLGIDKLISLGYAPKYNSFDSVKKTVRELLHD encoded by the coding sequence ATGGCTAATTATTTAGTTACTGGTGGAGCGGGTTTCATAGGGAGTCATCTTGTTGATAGGCTTATCAATGACAATAATGTCACTGTAATTGATAATCTAAGCTCTGGCAAGAAAGATTATATTAATCCAAAGGCATCCTTTGTAAATAAAGACCTTCTAGATTTAGAAAGTATTTTAAGTGATTTTGAAGGTATTGATACAGTTTTTCATATAGCTGCTAATCCTGATGTCAAGCTAAGTGCAGTTGACACAAAAATTCATTTCGACCAAAATATCGTTGCAACTTACAATGTGTTGGAGGCCATGAGAAAAAAGGATGTAGGAAAGATTGTCTTCACTTCCTCTTCAACTGTATATGGAAGAGCTCCAATGCCGACACCAGAACATTATGGGCCTTTGATACCTGAATCTATTTACGGAGCGTCTAAACTTGCATGTGAGGGGTTGATTTCTTCTTACTGCCATACATTCGGTTTTAAGTCGTGGATATTTAGATTTGCCAACATAATCGGCGAAAGGTCAAATCACGGGATTATACCGGATTTTATAGAGAAGCTGAAAAAGAATCCTACAGAGCTTGAGATACTTGGAGACGGAAAACAATTGAAATCTTACCTCTATATTGGAGAATGTATAGACCAGATACTTTTTGCATATAATAATAGCAATGATAAGGTTAATATTTTCAATATAGGATCTCTAGACCACATTTCTGTAGAAAAGATAGCGGAGCTTGTTTCCAATAAAATGAGATTGAATCCAAAGTTTAAGTTTACCGGTGGGGAGATAGGCTGGAAGGGGGATATTCCAAGAATGCTATTGGGCATTGACAAGTTGATTAGCCTAGGGTATGCCCCTAAATACAATTCTTTTGATTCAGTAAAAAAAACTGTAAGGGAGCTATTGCATGATTGA
- a CDS encoding glycosyltransferase family 2 protein, whose protein sequence is MIEVSVVIPTLNEEKTIGICIDKINKIFNEYKINGEIVVSDSSTDSTPEIARSKGARVIHPKEKGYGNAYLDGINASKGKYIIIGDADDTYDFLELPKFLGPLQNKEADFVIGNRFGGGIEKGAMPFLHRYIGNPLLTRVLNLFFHGKVSDTHCGMRGFTRDAWKKLDLKTGGMEFASEMIIKAIQKKLVIKEVPIKLYPRNGSEAKISSFADGWRHLRFMMLLAPNYLFMIPGLLLFGCGLILMTLLLFGPLRVGVIKLDIHPMVLGSLLTLFGFQIILYSLIVKEYGVTEGLIPESRTVSFYHSHFSLESGLKIGGIISILGFIFNLWILLAWTSNGMGALPVSSLRLAILALTIFIIGIEIMFTSFVMSIFNIKHIYSTRGS, encoded by the coding sequence ATGATTGAAGTTTCAGTCGTTATACCGACACTAAACGAGGAGAAGACCATCGGTATTTGCATCGATAAGATAAATAAAATCTTCAATGAATACAAAATAAACGGCGAAATAGTAGTTTCAGATAGTTCAACAGATTCAACTCCTGAAATTGCAAGATCAAAGGGTGCAAGAGTTATACATCCTAAGGAAAAGGGATATGGCAACGCTTACCTTGATGGAATAAACGCTTCTAAAGGAAAATACATTATAATTGGGGATGCTGATGACACCTACGATTTTCTGGAACTACCGAAGTTTTTAGGGCCACTTCAAAACAAAGAAGCTGACTTTGTTATTGGAAATAGATTTGGTGGTGGTATTGAAAAAGGCGCAATGCCATTCTTACATCGATATATCGGAAATCCTCTATTGACTAGAGTATTGAACTTATTCTTTCATGGAAAAGTTTCTGATACCCATTGTGGAATGAGGGGATTTACAAGAGATGCCTGGAAGAAACTTGATCTTAAGACAGGTGGGATGGAGTTTGCCTCAGAGATGATTATAAAGGCAATTCAGAAGAAATTAGTTATAAAGGAAGTTCCGATAAAACTCTATCCAAGAAACGGTAGTGAAGCAAAGATAAGTTCATTCGCCGATGGGTGGAGACACTTAAGATTTATGATGCTTCTTGCACCAAACTACCTCTTCATGATCCCAGGATTATTGTTATTTGGTTGTGGACTAATACTTATGACTTTATTGTTATTTGGACCATTGAGGGTGGGTGTGATCAAACTTGATATACACCCGATGGTATTAGGTAGTTTACTTACATTATTTGGATTCCAGATAATTCTCTACTCCCTAATTGTGAAGGAGTACGGTGTTACTGAAGGGCTTATACCGGAGAGTAGGACTGTTAGTTTTTATCATTCACACTTCAGTTTGGAAAGCGGATTAAAAATTGGAGGGATAATATCTATACTTGGATTTATTTTCAATTTATGGATACTTTTGGCTTGGACCTCTAATGGTATGGGTGCGCTCCCCGTTTCATCATTGAGACTTGCCATACTAGCACTCACAATCTTTATTATAGGAATAGAGATAATGTTTACATCATTTGTCATGAGTATTTTTAATATCAAACATATATATTCAACGAGGGGATCTTAA
- a CDS encoding NDP-sugar synthase, with amino-acid sequence MIGIVLAGGFATRMKPLTCSKPLLPLGNKSCLEHVCDKLSEIKNLDKIYITTSKLFEEDYRKWVDSSELGEKFQLFIEPAKSEAEKLGALRAILYLIDSKGISDDLLICAGDNYFDFSIKELVDTYKKSNSLTVGLHDLKDMEKVKLYSEITLENNYIKHFEEKPKDPKSSLVSTALYIYPKSSISLLRKAVDSGYVDSPGKFIEFAVRMGHPIYGKVMGGKWIDIGDRDSYLEANSLLLKGKSFIGENSKIDEKCEIGNNVVIGKDCNITSSHIDNAVILPNSIVSSSTIINAVIGANSKIFSKTIKDKICEVN; translated from the coding sequence ATGATTGGAATAGTTCTTGCAGGCGGCTTTGCTACACGAATGAAACCGCTTACCTGTAGTAAGCCTTTGCTACCGCTAGGCAATAAATCCTGCTTAGAGCATGTCTGCGATAAATTATCTGAGATAAAAAACTTAGATAAGATTTACATAACAACATCAAAATTATTTGAAGAAGATTATAGAAAATGGGTGGATTCATCAGAGCTAGGTGAAAAATTTCAACTTTTTATTGAGCCTGCGAAATCTGAGGCAGAAAAACTAGGAGCTTTAAGAGCAATATTGTACCTAATTGATAGTAAGGGGATAAGTGATGACCTATTGATTTGTGCAGGGGATAACTACTTTGACTTTTCAATTAAAGAACTAGTTGATACTTATAAAAAGTCAAATTCACTAACTGTTGGATTGCATGATCTGAAAGATATGGAGAAGGTAAAACTTTATTCAGAGATAACACTTGAAAATAATTACATAAAACATTTTGAAGAGAAGCCAAAAGACCCAAAATCATCACTTGTATCAACAGCACTTTATATTTATCCGAAGAGTTCTATTTCTTTGCTTAGGAAAGCCGTTGATAGCGGCTATGTTGATAGCCCTGGTAAGTTTATTGAGTTTGCAGTAAGAATGGGACACCCTATTTACGGGAAAGTCATGGGTGGCAAGTGGATTGATATAGGGGATCGAGACTCTTACCTAGAGGCAAATTCCTTACTGCTTAAAGGCAAATCCTTTATCGGTGAAAATTCAAAAATAGATGAAAAATGTGAGATAGGCAATAACGTTGTAATTGGAAAGGATTGTAATATCACTAGTTCCCATATCGATAATGCCGTTATCCTACCAAACTCTATAGTTAGCTCATCAACTATAATAAACGCAGTTATAGGGGCAAATTCTAAGATTTTTAGTAAAACTATAAAAGATAAAATCTGTGAGGTAAATTGA
- a CDS encoding glycosyltransferase family 4 protein produces the protein MPEEVNILSVTPYSFPEKGGAENYTHNIEKELVKKNFNVTRVCSSILSKEKNYIDGINVIRHLPDFVISNTPVKISLHTILKRLVKNEKYTLITSYMPVPYYADIASVISKKNSIPFILTYHNDLVKDDSFMNLISNIYNNTLCKNTLKNSSSIITPSPYCFNESKILSNYKEKLKWIPPGVDIKKYNLDESNELHEDYNLNYSSKIILFVGQLNRSHTHKGVDILIESFKTVLNEVKNVYLVIVGSSDMIPEYKNLSMNLGIHDNIIFTGYVEESKLIEYYKSSDIVTLPSTNISEGFGMTLIEGNACGKPVIGSNVGGIKYVIKDGETGILVTPKKSDELAKSIIMLLKDEEMAKKMGINGRKLIEEKYTWEKSSKSTIKIFKEFL, from the coding sequence ATGCCTGAAGAAGTAAATATTTTATCAGTTACTCCATATTCATTTCCAGAAAAAGGGGGTGCCGAGAATTATACACATAATATAGAGAAAGAATTGGTCAAAAAAAATTTCAATGTAACTAGGGTATGTAGTTCTATTCTATCCAAAGAAAAAAATTATATTGATGGTATTAATGTTATCCGACACTTACCGGATTTTGTTATTTCAAACACGCCAGTGAAAATATCTCTCCATACTATATTAAAAAGATTAGTAAAAAATGAAAAATATACTTTAATTACTTCTTATATGCCAGTTCCATACTATGCAGATATCGCATCTGTAATAAGTAAAAAGAATAGTATTCCATTTATACTAACATATCACAATGATCTTGTGAAAGATGATTCTTTCATGAATTTAATTAGTAATATTTACAATAATACTCTATGCAAGAATACTCTAAAGAATTCATCTTCAATCATTACACCTTCTCCTTATTGTTTTAATGAATCAAAAATTCTAAGTAACTATAAAGAAAAGTTAAAGTGGATTCCACCAGGAGTAGATATTAAGAAATATAATCTAGATGAATCAAATGAATTGCATGAAGATTATAATCTAAATTATTCATCTAAAATAATATTATTTGTAGGCCAATTAAATAGATCACACACACACAAAGGTGTAGATATTTTAATAGAATCTTTCAAGACGGTATTAAATGAAGTAAAAAATGTGTATCTTGTAATTGTAGGTAGTAGTGACATGATACCAGAATATAAAAATTTATCGATGAATCTTGGAATTCACGATAATATTATTTTTACTGGTTACGTAGAAGAATCTAAACTAATTGAATATTATAAAAGTTCAGATATAGTAACACTTCCTTCTACCAACATCTCTGAAGGATTTGGGATGACTTTAATTGAGGGCAATGCTTGTGGAAAACCAGTTATTGGTTCAAATGTAGGTGGAATAAAATATGTTATTAAAGATGGTGAAACAGGGATATTGGTAACCCCAAAAAAATCTGATGAACTTGCTAAATCTATAATTATGCTACTCAAAGATGAAGAAATGGCAAAAAAAATGGGAATTAATGGACGCAAATTAATTGAAGAAAAATATACCTGGGAAAAATCTAGTAAATCAACGATAAAAATATTTAAGGAATTCTTATGA
- a CDS encoding class I SAM-dependent methyltransferase has protein sequence MLKIREVSDKKELIDLYRPKEIVEKYEEYRFFSFYGILSNLLEREIFFTILKNTSEKDVILEVATGTGRLTRGIQVPYLGIAIDTSFEMLRFAKSKSFSENWHFVQANGFKIPFADNSVSLIVTFRLLRHLTNVDRIQILSEFNRILKKDGIILFDMPNPNRPFIGKIIEKIFFNMLLLYNLIIKKNSINSKVYDDNENKYNVINELKKTGFNIENIFNVGNYYSIEVILDYLTILPAISKLTRKISNPLINRFYMKEKLKLNDDRSNPKDFIFYCRKEKN, from the coding sequence ATGCTAAAAATTAGAGAAGTATCCGATAAAAAGGAATTAATAGATTTATATAGGCCAAAAGAAATAGTTGAGAAATATGAGGAATATAGATTTTTTTCTTTTTATGGAATACTTTCTAATCTATTGGAAAGAGAAATATTTTTTACCATTCTAAAAAATACTAGTGAAAAAGATGTAATACTAGAAGTTGCTACTGGAACAGGTAGACTAACAAGAGGCATACAAGTTCCATACTTAGGCATTGCAATTGATACTAGTTTCGAAATGTTAAGATTTGCTAAATCAAAATCCTTTTCTGAAAATTGGCATTTCGTTCAGGCTAATGGATTTAAAATTCCGTTTGCAGATAATTCAGTTAGTTTAATAGTGACCTTTAGATTATTAAGGCATTTAACTAATGTTGATAGAATTCAAATTCTATCTGAGTTTAATAGAATATTAAAGAAAGATGGAATTATATTATTTGATATGCCAAATCCAAATAGGCCATTTATTGGTAAAATCATAGAAAAAATATTTTTCAACATGTTACTTCTCTATAACTTAATTATAAAGAAAAATAGTATAAATTCAAAAGTATATGATGACAATGAAAATAAATATAATGTTATAAATGAACTAAAAAAAACAGGTTTTAATATCGAAAATATTTTTAATGTTGGAAATTATTATTCTATAGAAGTGATATTAGATTATCTTACCATACTGCCAGCTATATCTAAACTTACCCGAAAAATTAGTAATCCCCTTATAAATAGATTTTATATGAAAGAAAAATTAAAACTTAATGACGATAGATCAAATCCAAAAGATTTCATTTTTTATTGTAGAAAGGAGAAAAATTAA
- a CDS encoding glycosyltransferase family 4 protein, which yields MKICLINTLYPPDIIGGAEVIVQKLAEGLKKNGYEIFIIATNSERKYFHEESNGIRVYRINPFNLYPAYKAQKYPNIIKPIWHVIDLWNPFMYFKIKNILKEELPDIVHINNYKGLSLSAFSAAKSLGIPFIFTAHDYSLICPRANLLNRHGKICNKKSILCKLYIALQKYVFDKNSPYIFTSPSQFVIDKLKENKFLIKTKSVKIPLGLELNNKLTKKNYSSINILFVGNLSKHKGPHILIETFKRIKKDNLVLNIVGKGEDENELKEFSKEDTRIIFHGFVSDKELVRFYKKANICVVPSIWYDNSPMVIYESFKYGTPVVASDIGGIPELIEDGVNGYLFEPGNLIQLKEIIERLINDTKEIKKIEKGTYNTSKYYSIDNYIKKTEDLYEK from the coding sequence ATGAAAATCTGCTTAATAAATACTCTTTATCCTCCAGATATTATAGGCGGTGCAGAGGTAATTGTACAAAAATTAGCTGAAGGTCTAAAAAAAAATGGATACGAAATATTTATAATAGCGACGAATTCAGAAAGGAAATATTTTCATGAAGAGTCTAATGGGATAAGAGTATATCGAATTAATCCTTTTAATTTATATCCTGCATATAAAGCTCAAAAATATCCAAATATAATAAAACCTATTTGGCACGTCATTGATTTGTGGAATCCATTTATGTATTTTAAAATAAAGAATATTCTTAAAGAAGAATTGCCCGATATTGTGCATATTAACAATTATAAAGGATTGTCCTTATCCGCTTTTAGTGCTGCTAAGTCTTTAGGTATCCCTTTCATATTTACTGCACATGATTATTCATTAATATGCCCTAGAGCAAATTTATTAAATAGACATGGAAAAATCTGTAATAAAAAATCAATTCTATGTAAGCTGTATATAGCTTTACAAAAATACGTTTTTGACAAAAATTCTCCTTATATATTTACTTCACCTTCACAATTTGTTATTGATAAATTAAAAGAAAATAAATTTTTAATTAAAACAAAATCAGTTAAAATCCCTTTAGGTCTTGAATTAAATAATAAATTAACAAAAAAAAATTATTCATCAATAAATATTCTCTTTGTTGGAAACTTAAGTAAACATAAAGGCCCCCACATATTAATTGAAACTTTTAAAAGAATAAAAAAAGATAATCTCGTTCTCAATATAGTTGGAAAGGGAGAAGATGAGAACGAACTTAAAGAGTTTTCTAAAGAAGATACAAGAATTATTTTTCATGGTTTTGTATCTGATAAAGAACTAGTTAGATTTTATAAAAAGGCTAATATTTGCGTTGTTCCTTCAATTTGGTATGATAACTCACCTATGGTAATATATGAGAGCTTTAAATATGGAACTCCAGTAGTTGCTAGTGACATAGGGGGGATACCTGAATTAATCGAAGATGGAGTAAATGGTTATTTATTTGAGCCAGGTAATTTAATCCAACTTAAAGAAATAATTGAAAGATTAATCAATGATACAAAAGAAATTAAAAAAATTGAAAAAGGAACTTATAATACCTCAAAATATTATTCAATCGATAATTATATCAAAAAAACAGAGGATCTCTATGAAAAGTGA